Proteins found in one Gemmatimonadota bacterium genomic segment:
- a CDS encoding succinate dehydrogenase cytochrome b subunit: MSRGLWETTVGKKVAMAATGLLLVGFVLGHMAGNLKAFLGPDSFNHYAEWLRVVGEPALPRGVALWLARVVLLAAVVVHIVAAVQLARRSRAARPQGYEKEDSLTFSYASRTMRWGGVIIALFVVYHILHFTTGTAHRDFVAGEPYRNLVVGFSSPLVVGVYLLAIAALSFHLYHGIWSVFQTFGIAGSARTPWRRSVAAGVAGVLFVGFMAVPFGVLLGLITLP; the protein is encoded by the coding sequence GTGAGCCGAGGGCTCTGGGAGACCACGGTCGGCAAGAAGGTGGCGATGGCCGCGACCGGCCTGTTGCTCGTCGGCTTCGTGCTCGGCCACATGGCGGGGAACCTGAAGGCCTTCCTGGGCCCCGACTCGTTCAACCACTACGCGGAATGGCTCCGGGTGGTCGGGGAGCCCGCCCTGCCGCGTGGCGTGGCGCTGTGGCTCGCGCGGGTCGTGCTCCTCGCCGCGGTGGTCGTGCACATCGTGGCGGCCGTACAGCTCGCGCGCCGTAGCCGCGCGGCCCGTCCCCAGGGCTACGAGAAGGAGGACTCCCTCACGTTCTCGTACGCGTCGCGCACCATGCGCTGGGGTGGCGTCATCATCGCACTCTTCGTGGTGTACCACATCCTGCACTTCACGACCGGCACCGCGCACCGGGACTTCGTCGCGGGCGAGCCCTACCGCAACCTCGTGGTCGGGTTCTCGAGCCCGTTGGTCGTGGGGGTCTACCTGCTGGCCATCGCCGCCTTGAGCTTCCATCTGTATCACGGCATCTGGAGCGTCTTCCAGACCTTCGGCATCGCGGGCTCCGCGCGCACGCCCTGGCGCAGGTCGGTGGCGGCCGGCGTCGCCGGGGTGCTCTTCGTCGGCTTCATGGCCGTCCCCTTCGGAGTCCTGCTGGGGCTCATCACCCTTCCATGA